The genomic DNA AATGCCTTAAAAGTTAGCTACAAAAAATTGGAATACGATTTTAATCTTGCTAGCAAATTAATGCAAACGCATGGACTTCCTAAAGAATACGCTCAAACATTAGTTACAGGAATTTGGGATAATACAGAAATTCTTCCCCCTAAGGAATCAGCATTACAAGGAAAAAGAATACCATTAATAGATTAAAAATCTACCAATTCTTTTAAAGAAACCTCTAAAGCCTTTGCGATTTCCAAAAGCGAATAAATAGTAGGGTTGACCCTTCCATTCTCTAACTTTTCGAGTGCTTGCCTATCTTTATTACAGGCTCTAGCCAAATCAGATTGACTCCACCCTTTTCGACTTCTTAACGCAATAACACGTTGGCCTACTTTCTTTTTAAGCTGTTCTTTATTCACCAAACAAATGTCAATGAATTATATTATAAATCCGTCATATAATAATTTGACAAGCGATATAAAAATATTATATTTGTCATATAAATAAATGACAAATGAAAAAGTGTAGGTTTTTAAAGATATACAGCAAGTTCCGATATCGTAAATGGGGAAATGATTATTTTGTACCAGAAATTAGACTTGAAGGTCTATGGCTTAAACAACTCGGATTTAAAGAAGGAGATCTTATAAAAATAGATCAAAAAAAGAGAAAACTAATAATAACGGTTAATAAGAAAAAAAACACTTTTCAAAAATAACCTCCCTTTTATTATTAGTAAAAATTAGTAATTTCAATTTGATACCTATTTTTAACAATTCTTATGCAATAAATATCATCATTTGATATCACTAACCCGTTGTGCATTTTAAACAATACTGATTTTAATATTATTGATATTTCTATCAAAAATAAATTTGTTTATATATTGTGTAGTTGTTAAAGCTGTTATTTTTGATAGTATTCGAGTTTTAAACCCTTCAAAAGATTTTGCATAGTTTTGTAAGTTGCCAAATTTCTAAGAAGAGCTCGGAACAAACAAAATCAAAAAACGTTATCTTTGTATTAATAACAAAGAGTTTATATATGGATATTCAATCCGAAAAATACAAATTAATAGAATGGTTGATTCATTTAAAAGATGCGTCAATAATATCCAAACTGAAGAACATCAAAAATGAAGCTTCAATTTCTGATTGGGCTGATGATATTTCAGAAACAGAAAAGTTATTGATTGAAGCTGGACTTAAAGATATTGAGAAAGAAAACACCTATACTCATGAACAAGTAATGAAAGAGATCCACCAAGCTTACGATATTTAATAAATGGAAATCATTTGGACCAGATCGGCTAGACTTACCTATATAGAGGTTCTTGAAAATCTTAAAAAAAGATGGACAAAGAAGGAGATGAAAAACTTTAATAATTTGACCAATCAATTATTAGAAAAAATCAAAAACAAACAAGTTACTCATCCATTTGCAAATGATAAAATAGGAATTCGAAAAGGAATAGTTCATAAAAATGTTTCTCTTTTTTATCAAGAAGATAGAGTAAATAATAAAATATATCTAGTTACCTTTTTTAATAATAGAATGAATCCTAAGTCCTTAAAAAAGCTACTAAAATAAGTACAGAGAATATTAAAAATCAATGGTTAAGAAATCATTGATTTTTTATTTATTAGTGTGAGGTCTGAAAACACACCTAAAAGAGAGGCATTAAAACACTTCAAAAATCACTAACAACAATCATAATACCTAACATACCCACAATTTAAAAAACCCCATACTCACACCAATATCGTGCATATAATTGATTATATCAAAAAGCTATTTTTATTTTTCATACTCACAATAAACTTAATCAAGTTCATATTCCAAAACACCAATCCATAAAATCACCTACCCAATTAAATATCAAAGCATTCCAATTTATAAAACCGATAATTCAACCCTATACCATACCCCCTATAATTTAAAACCACAGTAAAAAAGATTTATTTTCACAAAAAACAAAGCATCATGTTGTTATCATTTCACTTTTCAACGACAAACAAACCAATACCCTTTGTCAAACCAAACAAAATTTTAAATTCCTTAAAAGAAAAAGATTATTCGTAAATTTATATCAATAAAGTGATTGCAACTTTTTGTTTTGATTTGTAGGCATCAGAAAAAGTTGCAACCACTTCAATAAACACATTTTAATTTTTTGAATGATACATAACATCAAATCATGAAAAAACTAATTACGCTCTTATGCCTTGCAACAAGCTTCTCTATATGCGGACAAAAAGACTTATCGAAATTATTAAAGAAGCTAAATAATGAAAGCATTCCTTATATTTCTGTAGATAGCTTACACACAATTTCTAACAACGTCATACTCCTAGACGCAAGAGAACCAAAAGAATTCGACACCAGTCATTTACCCAATGCAATTCCCGTAGGATACAATTTATTTAACATACAACAAACAATACAGCAGCTTCCCGCAGATAAAAACGCTAAAATTGTTGTTTATTGCTCCTTAGGAATCCGATCGGAAGATATTGCCGAACAACTAAAAGCAAAAGGATATACAAACATCTTCAATTTATACGGAGGAATTTTCGAATGGAAAAACAAAGGAAAAACCATAGTCAACTCTAAAAACAACCCTACAAACAACGTCCACACCTTCAATAAAAAATGGAGCAAATGGCTTTTAAAAGGAAACAAAATATATGAATAAAAACCTATTATTAATTTTTACACGAAATCCTGAACTAGGAAAAGTAAAAACACGCTTAGCAAAAGCCGTTGGAAATGAAACCGCTTTAACAATTTACAAGTTTTTGCTCGATAAAACCAAAAAAGTTACACAAAACCTCAATTGCGACAAAGCCGTATATTATTCCGTACAAGTAAGAAACCATGATATTTGGGAGGAAAAAAACTATCAAAAAAAACTTCAAAAAGGAGAAGATTTAGGCATTAGAATGCACAACGCCTTTCAAGAAGCCTTTGAAAACAACTATGAAAAAGTCCTTATCATTGGTAGCGACTTATACGATTTAACCCCTAATCATATCCATGAAGCCTTTGATAAATTAAATTCGAATGAGGTGGTCATAGGCCCTGCAAAAGACGGAGGCTATTACCTTCTTGGTATGAAAAAACTAATACCTTCTATTTTTAAAAATAAAAACTGGGGTACCTCATCTGTAAGAAAAGATACTTTAAAAGATCTAGAAAAAGTAAACGTACATTTGCTAGAACCATTAAATGATGTAGATCTTATTGAAGATATTGAAGACCACCCTGCATTTTATCAATTTTTGAAATAACAACAATTACAATCAACAAATAATAGCAAATACCTTACATAAAACAAAAGGTAAACAATATAATGAAACAACAACAATTACAAGAAACCAAAAACTACTTAGTAGCCAAAGGAATAACCAAACCGAGTATCGGAATTATTCTAGGAACAGGTCTTGGACAACTCGTTCAAGAAATTGAAATAGAGCAAGAAATCCCTTATTCTGAAATTCCTCACTTCCCACAAGCAACTGTAGAATTCCATTCAGGTAAATTAATTTATGGTACCCTATCAGGCAAAAAAGTACTCGTTATGTCTGGAAGATTCCATTTATACGAGGGCTATAACTTATGGGAAGTAACCTATGGAGTACGTACCATGCACCAACTAGGCATTACAACATTACTAGTATCCAATGCTGCTGGAGCCGTTAATCTACAGTATAAAAAAGGCACCTTAATGCTCATAGAAGACCACATAAACCTGCAAGGAGGATCTCCCTTAGCTTTTAAAGGTGCTGGAAACTTTGGAGAGCTATTTGCCGATATGCTAGCTCCTTACTCTAAAAAAATAAACGCACAATTGAAAGGCATTGCTGCTGATCACGACATAGATTTGAAAGAGGGAGTTTACGCCAGTGTTGTAGGACCTCAATTAGAAACAAGAGCAGAATATAGAATGTTGCAAATTTTAGAAGTAGATGCCGTTGGAATGAGTACCGTACCTGAAGTAATTGTAGCCAAACATTTAAACTTACCTTGCGCAGCAATATCAGTACTAACAGACGAATGCGATCCTAAAAATTTGCAACCAGTAAATATCCAAGAAATCATAGAAATTGCTGGAAAAGCAGAACCTAAAATGATTACCTTATTTAAAGAATTGATAAAAATTATTTAATGCAAAAAAACAAACAAATAGCAGTAACTATCATTCGATTAATTCTTGGATTCATCTTCTTTTTTCAAGGCTTTGGAAAAGTTTTTAAATTTGGACTATACAATGTTTATACAAATTTTTTCTTAGCAAGCTACAGAGAAATACTCCCTGATTTTTTATTGCTATTTACCGCCTACTATACTTCAATCATAGAGTTAGTAGCGGGCTTTTTACTAATTATAGGCTTTAAAAGAGATATGGCTCTATACGCACTAGCAAGTGTTTTAGTGATTGTAACTATTGGTCATGGATTAAAAGAACCCGTATGGGATTTATCACACGTAATGTATAGAACCATTTTATTAGTAAGTTTGTTATTATTACCTACAGAATTAGACTTTTTTTCTATAGACAACCGCCTTTATACTAAATCAAAAAAACAAATATGAGTTACTTAGAAACCACACATAATGTATATAAAGAAGCTGCACTAACACCTGATGTTGGCTTATGCTGTACTACAAATCCTATTTGGGAACTACCTGGATTAAAAATTCCACGAATTATGCAAGAAATGAACTACGGATGTGGTTCTACAGTTCATGCACGCGATTTAACCAATAATCCTAAAATGCTATATGTTGGTGTTGGAGGGGGAATGGAATTATTACAATTTTCATATTTTAATAGAACTAAAGGAGGTGTCATTGGCTTAGATGTTGTTGACGAAATGCTAGAGGCTTCCCGTAAAAACTTTATTGCTGCCGAAGCACAAAACGACTGGTTTAAAAGTGAGTTTGTAGATTTACGCAAAGGAGATGCAATGAACCTACCAGTAGCAGACAATTCTATTGATGTAGCTGCTCAAAACTGTTTGTTCAATATTTTTAAATCTGACGATTTAAAAAAAGCAATTGCTGAAATGTACCGCGTACTAAAGCCACACGGCCGCTTAGTAATGAGTGACCCTACCTGCGAGCAAGAAATGAATGAGGAGCTTAGAAATGATGAACGTTTGCGAGCTTTATGTTTGAGTGGTAGCTTACCTATTGCTGAATATGTAAAAGCATTGACGGATGCTGGTTTTGGAACTATTGAAATTAGAGCTAGAAAGCCATATCGAATATTAGACCCTAAAAATTATCCTACTGATGAGTTAATTTATATAGAATCTATTGAAGTAGCTGCTATTAAAGATCCTATGCCTAAAGATGGCCCTTGTATTTTTACTGGAAAAGCTGCTATTTATTATGGAGACGAAGACTTTTTTGATGATGGAAAAGGCCATACTTTATTAAAAAATCAACCATTAGCTATCTGCGATAAAACTGCGGATGCATTAAAAGATTTAGGTAGAGATGACATCTTCATTTCACCAGCTACTTTTCATTATGATGGTGGCGGATGCTGCTAATAATAAACAAGCATACTAAAACCTTTCTAAGTTAACTTGGAAAGGTTTTTTTGTTAAAACTCATTTTTTCCCTATTCATGAAGTAAGCTCTAACAACTTACTGCGTCAAAACCGAAATACAAAAATCTTATTTAATGATCTTATTACTTCTTTTCATTGCTGCTTGCTTTTTAGCTTACAGTAATGGTGCAAATGACAATTTTAAAGGTGTAGCTACCTTATTTGGTGCTGGTATCACCAACTATAAAAAAGCTATAAATTGGGCTACTATTACCACTTTTTCTGGTTCTGTAGCCGCCATTTTTTTAGCCAAAGAACTCGTTAAAAACTTTTCAGGAAAAGGACTGGTTCCTAATGAACTTATACAAACACCCAACTTTGCTATTGCTATTGCCTTAGGAGCTGCACTTACTGTTTTTGCTGCCACTAAAATAGGCATGCCAATTTCTACTACTCATGGTTTAGTAGGAGGGTTATTCGGTGCTGGTGTTATGGCTGTTGGATCTGATTTTAATTTCGGAAAGTTAGGAAATACATTTTTAATGCCGTTGGTTGTTAGTCCGTTAATGGCTGCTATTTTAAGTTTATTGGCCTATCTATTATTTAAGTTTATAAAAAAACAAATTCCCAGCTTACATACAAAAAACCCTACTTTATTTGGTATTAGTGCTCCTAAAATACTTGATCGCTTGCATTACCTTAGTGCTGGTATTGTAAGTTTTGCTAGAGGCTTAAACGATACGCCCAAAATTGTAGGTTTACTAATTATTATCAATACCATTGACATCAAATGGAGTATGATTTCCGTAGCCGTTATCATGTCACTTGGTGGACTTTTAAACGCTAAAAAGGTAGGAGAAACAATGAGTAAAAAAATTACCAAAATGAATTCCGGACAAGGCTTTACTGCCAACATAGTTACTGGTTTATTGGTAACTACCGCTAGTGTTCATGGATTGCCTGTTTCTACAACACACGTTTCTGTTGGCTCTTTGTTTGGAATTGGAACTGCTACAAAAAAAGCAGATTATAAAGTAATTGGAAAAATTATTTTATCTTGGGTACTCACACTACCTATTGCTGCAATTATGAGCGCTGTTATTTTTAAAGTATTACAAGTAGTTGCTTAATTTTATAAAATATCTTTTTACTGTATTTATTTCCTTATTTTTATAAGGAAATAAATACCTCCAATACTTATGGAAAAGTATCTTAATATCATACGTAATTCCTATGCTAACTATTGGAATTACCTCAAACAGTCTGTTTTATTTGAATTGAATTGGGAAAACTATTTTTATGGACTCATACTAATATCACTCGTTGTTTGGTGCTTAGAAATACTATTCCCTTGGCGTAAAAACCAAGCCTTATTTAGAAAAGATTTTTGGTTGGATACCTTTTATATGTTCTTTAATTTCTTTTTACTAAACCTTATTGTTCTAATTGCCTTATCCAATACAGCAGCGGAACTTTTTAATGACCTACTCCATACCATAGGACTTTCTATAAGCCACTTTCAATTATTTGAATTGAATTCCCTTCCTTACCTGATAAAAATTTTAATCTTTTTTATCCTCATAGATTTTGTACAATGGTACACTCATACCCTACTACATAAGTATGATTTTTTATGGAACTTTCATAAAGTACATCACTCTGTAAAAGAAATGGGCTTTGCTGCTCACTTACGGTATCATTGGATGGAACCCGTCATTTATAATTCGATGAAGTACATTCCTTTAGCAATTATAGGCGGATTTAATGCAGAAGATGTTGCTATTGTTCATTTCTTTAACATCTTTATAGGACACTTAAATCATGCCAATGTTGGATGGGATTATGGGGTTTTAAAATACCTACTAAATAACCCTAAAATGCACATTTGGCATCATGCAAAAGAGCTACCTAAAGATAGAGAAAAAGGAGTTAATTTTGGAATCACATTAAGCATCTGGGATTACCTATTTAAAACAAATTACATTCCTTATAATGGAAAAGACATAGCACTAGGTTTTGAAAACGATGCTAGCTTTCCTAAAGATTTTATACATCAAGAAATATATCCACTAGGTAAAAAGGACTTTTAGATACTTTTCAATGTTACCCCACCC from Tenacibaculum maritimum NCIMB 2154 includes the following:
- the arsM gene encoding arsenosugar biosynthesis arsenite methyltransferase ArsM; this translates as MSYLETTHNVYKEAALTPDVGLCCTTNPIWELPGLKIPRIMQEMNYGCGSTVHARDLTNNPKMLYVGVGGGMELLQFSYFNRTKGGVIGLDVVDEMLEASRKNFIAAEAQNDWFKSEFVDLRKGDAMNLPVADNSIDVAAQNCLFNIFKSDDLKKAIAEMYRVLKPHGRLVMSDPTCEQEMNEELRNDERLRALCLSGSLPIAEYVKALTDAGFGTIEIRARKPYRILDPKNYPTDELIYIESIEVAAIKDPMPKDGPCIFTGKAAIYYGDEDFFDDGKGHTLLKNQPLAICDKTADALKDLGRDDIFISPATFHYDGGGCC
- a CDS encoding sterol desaturase family protein, translated to MEKYLNIIRNSYANYWNYLKQSVLFELNWENYFYGLILISLVVWCLEILFPWRKNQALFRKDFWLDTFYMFFNFFLLNLIVLIALSNTAAELFNDLLHTIGLSISHFQLFELNSLPYLIKILIFFILIDFVQWYTHTLLHKYDFLWNFHKVHHSVKEMGFAAHLRYHWMEPVIYNSMKYIPLAIIGGFNAEDVAIVHFFNIFIGHLNHANVGWDYGVLKYLLNNPKMHIWHHAKELPKDREKGVNFGITLSIWDYLFKTNYIPYNGKDIALGFENDASFPKDFIHQEIYPLGKKDF
- a CDS encoding inorganic phosphate transporter; amino-acid sequence: MILLLLFIAACFLAYSNGANDNFKGVATLFGAGITNYKKAINWATITTFSGSVAAIFLAKELVKNFSGKGLVPNELIQTPNFAIAIALGAALTVFAATKIGMPISTTHGLVGGLFGAGVMAVGSDFNFGKLGNTFLMPLVVSPLMAAILSLLAYLLFKFIKKQIPSLHTKNPTLFGISAPKILDRLHYLSAGIVSFARGLNDTPKIVGLLIIINTIDIKWSMISVAVIMSLGGLLNAKKVGETMSKKITKMNSGQGFTANIVTGLLVTTASVHGLPVSTTHVSVGSLFGIGTATKKADYKVIGKIILSWVLTLPIAAIMSAVIFKVLQVVA
- a CDS encoding rhodanese-like domain-containing protein; the protein is MKKLITLLCLATSFSICGQKDLSKLLKKLNNESIPYISVDSLHTISNNVILLDAREPKEFDTSHLPNAIPVGYNLFNIQQTIQQLPADKNAKIVVYCSLGIRSEDIAEQLKAKGYTNIFNLYGGIFEWKNKGKTIVNSKNNPTNNVHTFNKKWSKWLLKGNKIYE
- a CDS encoding purine-nucleoside phosphorylase; translation: MKQQQLQETKNYLVAKGITKPSIGIILGTGLGQLVQEIEIEQEIPYSEIPHFPQATVEFHSGKLIYGTLSGKKVLVMSGRFHLYEGYNLWEVTYGVRTMHQLGITTLLVSNAAGAVNLQYKKGTLMLIEDHINLQGGSPLAFKGAGNFGELFADMLAPYSKKINAQLKGIAADHDIDLKEGVYASVVGPQLETRAEYRMLQILEVDAVGMSTVPEVIVAKHLNLPCAAISVLTDECDPKNLQPVNIQEIIEIAGKAEPKMITLFKELIKII
- a CDS encoding DoxX family membrane protein, which produces MQKNKQIAVTIIRLILGFIFFFQGFGKVFKFGLYNVYTNFFLASYREILPDFLLLFTAYYTSIIELVAGFLLIIGFKRDMALYALASVLVIVTIGHGLKEPVWDLSHVMYRTILLVSLLLLPTELDFFSIDNRLYTKSKKQI
- a CDS encoding helix-turn-helix domain-containing protein; amino-acid sequence: MNKEQLKKKVGQRVIALRSRKGWSQSDLARACNKDRQALEKLENGRVNPTIYSLLEIAKALEVSLKELVDF
- a CDS encoding SymE family type I addiction module toxin produces the protein MKKCRFLKIYSKFRYRKWGNDYFVPEIRLEGLWLKQLGFKEGDLIKIDQKKRKLIITVNKKKNTFQK
- a CDS encoding TIGR04282 family arsenosugar biosynthesis glycosyltransferase, which translates into the protein MNKNLLLIFTRNPELGKVKTRLAKAVGNETALTIYKFLLDKTKKVTQNLNCDKAVYYSVQVRNHDIWEEKNYQKKLQKGEDLGIRMHNAFQEAFENNYEKVLIIGSDLYDLTPNHIHEAFDKLNSNEVVIGPAKDGGYYLLGMKKLIPSIFKNKNWGTSSVRKDTLKDLEKVNVHLLEPLNDVDLIEDIEDHPAFYQFLK